Proteins encoded together in one Amblyomma americanum isolate KBUSLIRL-KWMA chromosome 1, ASM5285725v1, whole genome shotgun sequence window:
- the LOC144114168 gene encoding uncharacterized protein LOC144114168: MTGSEEPCGVAAPVPDVPPSPHQAEEVDGAGEETGVYVQTDMGMSDIGALEQECIRLNDCVYTTRSEKVQLEMTEESLRSSEPKVVFYTGIASFTTLLAIFKMLEPFVSHSVNNSLAKFQEFVLFLMKIKLNLQNADLAFRFNVSESTVSRIFDKWLHVAHCRLKSQVMWPERSALQRTMPQAFYDSFGSDVAVIIDCFEIKIERPSSYLPRSETWSTYKGSNTAKYLIGIAPQGIVTFISEGWGGRVSDKHITEHCGLLDNLLPGDVVLADRGFNVADSVGFYRARLHLPAYTKGKKQLSAA; the protein is encoded by the exons ATGACCGGGTCGGAAGAGCCGTGCGGCGTCGCCGCACCCGTGCCCGATGTTCCCCCATCGCCGCATCAGGCCGAGGAGGTCGACGGCGCCGGAGAAGAAACAG GTGTTTATGTGCAGACAGACATGGGCATGAGCGACATTGGGGCATTAGAACAAGAATGCATCAGACTCAACGACTGCGTGTACACTACACGTTCCGAAAAGGTGCAGCTTGAGATGACCGAAGAATCATTGAGAAGTTCAGAGCCCAAGGTAGTATTCTACACAGGGATTGCAAGCTTCACAACGCttcttgcaattttcaaaatgctAGAGCCATTTGTTTCACACAGTGTGAACAACAGCCTGGCAAAGTTTCAAGAATTTGTGCTCTTCCTGATGAAGATCAAGCTAAATCTTCAGAATGCTGACCTGGCCTTCAGATTCAATGTGTCTGAATCTACCGTCTCACGCATTTTTGACAAATGGCTTCATGTAGCTCACTGCCGCTTGAAGTCTCAAGTTATGTGGCCCGAACGAAGTGCGCTGCAGCGCACCATGCCGCAAGCATTCTATGATTCATTCGGCAGTGATGTGGCCGTCATCATAGACTGTTTTGAAATCAAGATTGAGAGACCGTCCTCATACTTGCCGAGGAGTGAAACGTGGTCGACTTACAAGGGCAGCAACACTGCAAAGTACTTGATAGGGATTGCCCCACAGGGTATTGTCACGTTCATCTCAGAGGGCTGGGGAGGCCGAGTAAGTGACAAACATATCACGGAACACTGCGGGCTCCTAGACAACTTGCTTCCTGGAGACGTTGTTCTAGCAGATCGAGGGTTTAACGTCGCAGACAGTGTTGGTTTCTACCGTGCCCGGCTACATCTGCCAGCATACACAAAAGGCAAGAAACAGCTGTCGGCTGCATAA